The following proteins are encoded in a genomic region of Magnolia sinica isolate HGM2019 chromosome 1, MsV1, whole genome shotgun sequence:
- the LOC131251081 gene encoding beta-1,6-galactosyltransferase GALT29A-like — protein MMKKTVRPLFSLMLLIVFGTALSYRAVFRWSFAALPTENAIAAVPPVVFNSTLLRLAGIEVGEAETRQEVNHLLEGKFGVLGHTRSISSWKQYNLDERPRSSRQIPIQLRSPKYYRIWPEFLKCLRNWFHNKKFQPEIMSELIGLIKHPLDQHYGIASAKRRYSSCAVIGNSGILLNNENGELIDSHEIVIRLNNARIEGYQRHVGSKTNITFINSNILHLCSRREGCFCHPYGPKVAIVMYICQPLHFMDYVLCNAPHKTPLLVTDVRFDVLCARIVKYYSLKRFVEETGKPPEEWGAAHEGGMFHYSSGMQAVMLALGICERVSVFGFGKSVLAKHHYHTNQKAELHLHDYEAEYAFYHDLAVRPQVIPFLKESGTKMPPVTIYH, from the coding sequence ATGATGAAAAAGACTGTACGTCCACTGTTCAGTCTTATGCTCTTGATTGTGTTCGGTACTGCACTGAGCTACAGAGCAGTGTTTCGTTGGAGTTTCGCTGCTCTGCCTACGGAAAATGCCATTGCAGCTGTCCCACCAGTTGTCTTTAACTCGACTCTGCTTAGACTCGCTGGGATTGAGGTTGGAGAAGCGGAGACCCGGCAAGAGGTCAATCATTTACTGGAAGGGAAATTTGGGGTTCTGGGTCATACACGTTCCATCTCATCATGGAAGCAATACAATCTTGATGAACGGCCGAGATCTTCTCGGCAGATACCCATCCAACTTCGTTCTCCAAAGTATTACAGAATCTGGCCGGAGTTCCTTAAATGTCTCCGTAATTGGTTCCATAACAAGAAATTCCAACCTGAGATCATGTCAGAGTTGATCGGTCTCATTAAGCATCCCCTCGACCAGCATTATGGTATTGCAAGTGCCAAGCGCCGGTATTCTTCTTGTGCTGTCATTGGGAACAGTGGGATTCTACTGAATAACGAGAATGGCGAGCTGATTGACAGCCACGAGATTGTTATCCGATTGAACAATGCCCGTATTGAGGGGTATCAGCGGCATGTGGGTTCTAAAACCAACATTACATTCATAAACAGCAATATCCTTCATCTCTGCTCCCGCAGGGAAGGCTGCTTCTGTCATCCATATGGTCCAAAAGTGGCGATTGTTATGTACATTTGCCAACCGCTCCATTTTATGGACTACGTGCTGTGCAATGCACCGCACAAGACTCCGTTGCTCGTGACCGATGTTCGGTTTGACGTCTTGTGTGCTCGGATAGTGAAGTACTACTCGCTGAAACGGTTTGTGGAAGAGACGGGGAAGCCTCCGGAAGAATGGGGTGCGGCCCATGAGGGTGGCATGTTTCATTATTCTTCAGGGATGCAAGCGGTCATGCTCGCATTGGGAATTTGCGAGAGGGTGAGTGTTTTTGGGTTTGGAAAATCAGTGTTGGCAAAGCATCACTATCATACCAACCAAAAAGCTGAGCTTCATCTGCATGATTATGAGGCGGAATATGCCTTTTACCATGATTTAGCTGTCAGACCACAGGTAATACCATTCCTTAAGGAATCTGGGACGAAGATGCCTCCCGTGACAATATATCATTGA